In Deltaproteobacteria bacterium HGW-Deltaproteobacteria-2, the following are encoded in one genomic region:
- a CDS encoding Holliday junction branch migration DNA helicase RuvB produces MDKPVKNVLISPSCADEESDFEVTLRPAKLKDYVGQEKVKSNLAIFVEAAKKRREALDHVLLYGPPGLGKTTLAYIIAREMGVDIKVTSGPVIERPGDLAAILTNMQEHEVLFIDEIHRLSHVVEEILYPAMEDFHIDILIGQGPSARSMKLDIPKFTLVGATTRAGSLTSPLRDRFGMHFRLEFYSPQELAIILKRSASILGVKLAAAGAEELAARARGTPRIANRLLKRVRDYAEVKSDGTIDGKIAREALDAFEVDQKGFDQMDRKLLLTLIEKFNGGPVGVDSLAAAIGEERVTIEDVYEPYLIQEGYLQRTARGRIASARAYEHFGLKATGQGEIF; encoded by the coding sequence ATGGATAAACCTGTAAAAAATGTTTTAATCAGTCCTTCCTGCGCCGATGAAGAAAGTGACTTTGAAGTTACTTTACGTCCGGCGAAATTAAAAGATTATGTCGGTCAGGAAAAAGTAAAAAGCAATCTGGCTATCTTTGTTGAAGCAGCAAAAAAACGCCGCGAGGCCCTTGATCATGTACTTCTATACGGTCCTCCCGGGTTGGGAAAAACTACGCTGGCTTATATTATTGCCAGGGAAATGGGCGTTGATATCAAGGTTACTTCCGGGCCGGTTATAGAGAGGCCGGGAGATTTGGCAGCAATTTTAACGAATATGCAAGAGCATGAAGTTCTCTTCATCGATGAAATTCACAGGCTTTCCCATGTGGTGGAAGAAATTTTGTATCCGGCCATGGAGGATTTTCATATTGATATTTTAATCGGGCAGGGACCATCCGCCAGATCAATGAAACTGGACATTCCCAAATTTACGCTGGTGGGAGCGACAACCCGCGCCGGATCGCTTACTTCTCCCTTGCGTGACCGTTTCGGCATGCACTTTCGTCTGGAGTTTTACTCGCCGCAGGAACTTGCTATTATTCTGAAGAGATCTGCATCCATTCTGGGAGTCAAACTTGCCGCCGCAGGGGCGGAGGAACTCGCCGCACGCGCACGTGGCACGCCGCGTATTGCCAACCGTCTACTCAAACGCGTACGCGATTACGCCGAGGTGAAAAGCGATGGGACCATTGATGGGAAAATAGCCCGGGAAGCGCTGGATGCTTTTGAAGTTGATCAAAAAGGATTTGATCAGATGGACAGAAAACTACTACTGACGCTGATTGAAAAATTCAACGGCGGACCGGTCGGAGTGGATAGTCTTGCCGCGGCCATTGGCGAAGAAAGAGTGACCATTGAAGATGTCTATGAACCGTATCTGATTCAGGAAGGTTATTTGCAAAGAACGGCTCGCGGTAGAATCGCTTCCGCCAGAGCGTACGAACACTTTGGGTTGAAGGCCACTGGACAGGGAGAAATATTTTAA
- a CDS encoding PAS domain-containing sensor histidine kinase, protein MKIKQKKSNIDEKELKKRRRERIVMVAVGILAITFTLLASQFFNKNDLPLSTNIFVYGLTSLNAILIILLLFLIIRNVVKLFYEHRRGIIGSRLRTKLVATFVGLSLIPTILLFLFAVNFLSYSMEFWFNIKIGDALNRSLEVAQVYYQQMGEQAKFNARQISADITRNHLYESERIEYLKSFIGQRQKNYKVGMVETYFDFQKERTVFADAEHPELVPVTLDPKMIEDIYSGKEASTIQPTNIGDAVVGIVPVFSSALPSEVIGRVSVNYIVPKGFVDKLRSIADASEQYGKIKLLKNPIKSNYIITLSIVTLVIIFLATWFGLTLAKGITDPIQDLVLATNRITQGDLDSRINIEADDEIGLLVKSFNQMTVDLKKSKNSVEEANINLEQRRKYMETVLRNVSAGVISVDKAGMITTINRAAENMFDIKAEKVLFQNYRDLMMPEHLSLVDEFLQEMKENNESVLEKQLEVMLKEKAITVLLTITTIHDEEGNDSGIVIVFEDLTQLQKAERAAAWREVARRMAHEIKNPLTPVQLSAQRLQKKYGDKLGEEGSVFKECTQTIIDQVEVLKNLVNEFSRYARMPVTSLSPNDLNAVVAEAVLLFQDAHKDIVFEFKPSEGLPKFDLDAEQINRVMINLLDNAVAAIDKKSGHIDITVTYDEQHRKATVTVADDGRGVPASYKRKVFEPYFSTKKAGSGLGLAIVSSIISDHRGQVSVADNKPTGTIVSFQLPV, encoded by the coding sequence ATGAAAATAAAACAAAAAAAAAGCAATATCGATGAAAAGGAATTAAAAAAACGACGCCGTGAACGGATTGTCATGGTAGCTGTGGGCATTTTAGCAATTACTTTTACGCTGCTTGCCAGTCAATTTTTCAACAAAAATGATTTGCCTCTATCAACAAACATTTTCGTCTATGGTCTTACCAGCCTTAATGCTATTCTTATAATTCTCCTGCTTTTTCTGATTATCAGGAATGTCGTCAAACTATTTTATGAGCACCGCCGTGGAATTATCGGTTCCAGACTAAGAACAAAACTGGTGGCTACTTTTGTCGGGTTATCACTTATTCCGACAATTTTACTTTTTTTGTTTGCCGTCAATTTTCTTTCATACAGCATGGAGTTCTGGTTCAATATTAAAATTGGTGATGCCTTAAACCGGTCATTGGAAGTGGCCCAGGTTTATTACCAGCAAATGGGAGAACAAGCCAAGTTCAATGCCCGCCAAATCAGCGCCGATATTACCAGAAACCATCTATATGAAAGCGAAAGGATTGAGTACCTGAAAAGTTTCATCGGTCAACGCCAAAAGAATTATAAGGTAGGCATGGTTGAAACTTATTTTGATTTTCAAAAAGAAAGAACGGTTTTTGCTGATGCCGAACATCCGGAACTTGTTCCGGTGACTCTTGACCCGAAAATGATAGAAGATATTTATTCCGGTAAAGAAGCTTCTACAATTCAACCTACCAATATCGGAGATGCAGTTGTCGGTATCGTTCCGGTTTTTTCTTCTGCGCTGCCTTCGGAAGTAATCGGCCGTGTCTCGGTAAATTACATTGTTCCTAAGGGCTTTGTGGATAAACTTAGAAGCATAGCCGACGCTTCTGAACAGTATGGCAAGATTAAACTTTTGAAAAATCCGATTAAATCAAATTACATTATTACGCTGTCCATAGTGACTCTGGTTATCATATTTTTAGCGACATGGTTTGGATTGACTCTAGCCAAGGGAATCACTGATCCTATTCAAGATCTTGTTTTGGCTACTAATAGAATTACACAGGGAGATTTGGATAGTCGTATTAATATTGAAGCGGACGATGAGATTGGACTTTTGGTAAAATCATTTAACCAGATGACCGTGGATTTAAAGAAAAGCAAGAACAGCGTGGAAGAAGCGAATATAAATCTGGAGCAGCGGCGAAAATATATGGAAACAGTTTTGCGAAATGTTTCCGCCGGGGTTATTTCCGTGGATAAAGCCGGAATGATCACTACTATAAATCGTGCTGCGGAGAATATGTTTGATATTAAAGCGGAGAAGGTTCTTTTTCAAAATTATCGCGATTTAATGATGCCGGAACACCTTTCTCTGGTTGACGAATTTCTGCAGGAAATGAAAGAGAACAACGAGAGCGTATTGGAAAAACAGTTGGAAGTTATGCTTAAAGAGAAAGCCATTACTGTTCTTCTGACTATTACAACAATTCATGATGAGGAAGGTAATGACTCCGGTATCGTTATAGTTTTTGAAGATTTGACTCAACTTCAAAAAGCAGAACGTGCTGCTGCCTGGCGTGAAGTAGCACGTCGCATGGCGCACGAAATCAAAAATCCGCTGACTCCGGTTCAGCTTTCCGCACAAAGATTGCAGAAAAAATATGGAGATAAATTAGGAGAAGAAGGTTCCGTATTTAAAGAGTGCACTCAGACAATTATTGATCAAGTGGAAGTGCTGAAAAATCTGGTCAATGAATTTTCCCGTTACGCGCGAATGCCGGTGACTTCTTTGTCTCCGAACGACTTGAATGCCGTGGTTGCCGAAGCCGTTTTACTTTTTCAGGATGCGCACAAAGATATCGTTTTTGAATTTAAACCCTCAGAGGGACTTCCGAAATTTGATTTAGACGCAGAGCAAATCAACAGAGTAATGATCAATTTGCTGGATAACGCCGTCGCGGCGATCGATAAGAAAAGTGGTCATATAGATATTACCGTAACCTATGATGAACAACACCGTAAAGCCACGGTGACGGTGGCAGACGATGGCAGAGGAGTTCCTGCAAGTTATAAAAGAAAAGTATTTGAGCCGTATTTTTCGACAAAAAAAGCGGGAAGCGGTCTTGGTCTGGCGATTGTAAGCTCAATTATTTCCGATCATCGTGGTCAGGTTAGCGTCGCTGATAATAAACCCACGGGAACGATTGTTTCTTTTCAGTTGCCGGTTTAG
- a CDS encoding Fis family transcriptional regulator has translation MNETILVVDDEESICHSLKAILADEGYQVLVAGSGEEAIKIVEEEMPQLILLDIWLPGMDGLETLKSIKKINPQMLVIVMSGHGTIETAVKATKLGAFDFIEKPLSLDKIIILVNNAINLIRLQEENVLLKEKVSHQYELTGTSPAITELKEMISIVAPTNAWILIMGENGTGKELVARSIHHLSLRSHKDIVEVNCAAIPEELIESELFGHEKGAFTGATEKKRGKFDLAHEGTIFLDEVADMSLKAQAKILRILQEKKFERVGGNKLIDMDVRVLAATNKDLEEEMKAGRFRQDLYYRLHVIPLVVPPLRERKEDINPLVERFILDFTTKEGLEPKTLTDEAMALLMKHDWPGNVRELKNIIERMIILTPDDEITTKDIPPLNIKEESEAAFGSQSVAGDSLKDAKMDFERQFILKKLEENEGNISKTAEAIGLERSNLHKKLKALKIAVKDQP, from the coding sequence ATGAACGAGACAATTCTTGTAGTTGATGATGAAGAAAGCATTTGCCACTCTTTGAAGGCAATCCTGGCAGACGAGGGCTATCAGGTTCTGGTCGCAGGCAGCGGTGAAGAAGCTATTAAGATTGTTGAAGAAGAAATGCCCCAGCTTATTTTACTCGATATCTGGCTGCCGGGCATGGATGGTCTGGAAACTCTCAAGTCCATTAAGAAAATAAATCCTCAAATGCTGGTAATTGTAATGTCCGGTCATGGCACAATCGAAACAGCAGTAAAGGCCACGAAGCTTGGCGCATTCGATTTTATCGAAAAACCTTTGTCGCTGGATAAAATTATAATTCTGGTAAACAACGCCATAAATTTAATTCGTCTGCAGGAAGAAAACGTTTTATTGAAAGAGAAAGTTTCACACCAGTATGAACTTACCGGCACAAGCCCGGCGATAACTGAACTTAAAGAGATGATCAGCATTGTCGCTCCGACGAACGCCTGGATTTTAATTATGGGAGAAAACGGTACGGGTAAAGAGTTGGTGGCGCGGTCGATTCATCATTTAAGTTTGAGATCACACAAAGATATCGTTGAGGTCAACTGTGCGGCAATACCGGAAGAGCTTATAGAAAGTGAATTGTTCGGTCACGAAAAAGGAGCTTTTACCGGAGCTACAGAGAAAAAGCGCGGCAAATTCGATCTTGCCCATGAAGGCACAATATTTCTTGATGAAGTTGCCGATATGAGCCTGAAAGCGCAGGCAAAAATTCTGCGTATTTTGCAGGAAAAAAAGTTTGAAAGAGTCGGCGGTAATAAATTAATCGACATGGATGTGCGGGTTTTAGCTGCGACAAATAAAGACCTGGAAGAGGAAATGAAAGCGGGGCGTTTCCGCCAGGATCTTTATTATCGTTTGCATGTAATTCCTCTTGTTGTTCCACCCCTGCGTGAAAGAAAGGAAGACATTAACCCTCTGGTAGAACGTTTTATTCTTGACTTTACCACCAAAGAAGGTCTGGAACCGAAGACATTGACAGATGAAGCGATGGCTCTGCTGATGAAGCACGATTGGCCGGGGAATGTGCGGGAGTTGAAAAATATCATTGAAAGAATGATCATTCTGACTCCTGATGATGAAATAACGACCAAGGATATTCCACCTTTAAATATTAAAGAGGAAAGTGAGGCGGCTTTCGGCTCTCAGTCTGTAGCCGGAGATTCGTTGAAAGATGCGAAGATGGATTTCGAAAGGCAGTTTATTTTAAAGAAGCTGGAAGAGAACGAAGGAAATATTTCTAAGACCGCTGAAGCGATTGGTCTGGAACGCAGTAATCTGCACAAAAAATTAAAAGCTCTGAAAATTGCAGTGAAAGACCAGCCTTAA
- a CDS encoding RNA polymerase subunit sigma-24 encodes MASFDFQQIHDEFRDRVFHYLFGMVGKSDAEDLTQVVFEKINRNLSSFREESSLATWIYRIATNVALDNRRSASSRQTIISLDTIEDSCDCDIFGKEKHLDAESGLMRREMNTCIHRIIKRMPENERVVLLLREFEGMKNREIAEILDITLDAVKTRLHRARTRLRKNITTECSLYHDQRNELVCTPK; translated from the coding sequence ATGGCATCTTTTGATTTTCAACAAATTCACGACGAATTTCGAGATCGAGTTTTCCATTATCTTTTCGGTATGGTTGGCAAGAGCGATGCAGAGGATTTGACACAGGTAGTGTTTGAAAAGATAAACCGTAACTTATCAAGTTTTAGAGAAGAATCAAGTCTTGCTACTTGGATTTATCGCATCGCCACCAATGTTGCATTAGATAATAGACGTTCAGCCTCGTCACGCCAAACAATAATATCCCTGGATACAATTGAAGACAGCTGTGATTGTGATATTTTTGGAAAGGAAAAGCATCTTGACGCTGAGAGTGGTCTTATGAGGCGTGAAATGAATACCTGCATACACCGCATCATTAAGCGAATGCCGGAAAACGAACGTGTTGTGTTGCTTCTCCGTGAATTTGAGGGGATGAAAAACCGTGAGATTGCAGAGATTCTGGATATTACCCTTGATGCCGTAAAAACAAGGCTTCACCGCGCTCGAACAAGATTAAGAAAAAATATCACGACAGAGTGTTCTCTTTATCATGATCAAAGAAACGAGTTAGTTTGCACCCCCAAGTAA
- a CDS encoding UDP-3-O-[3-hydroxymyristoyl] N-acetylglucosamine deacetylase: MNLQRTLKKEINCSSIGLHTGRKINMKIKPAQADTGIVFIRKDLPEAMPILARYDNVCDTTLATTLGSNGVTVSTVEHLLSAFSGMGVDNAVVELDSFEVPVMDGSALPFVNMLKEVGTHVQKKNKKLLIIKKPVSVNNGDGSAMFMPADEFKITYEIDFKHPVIGKQSLDMTFSDEIYEKDICAAQTFGFLKDLEFLQAKGLALGGSLKNAIVLDEKKIINKEGQRIENVFVKHKILDAIGDLFLLGMPIIGHFIAYKSGHRLNNLLLRELMAKKDCWEIVNSINKEEVHKLNFLKKIPSFKILDAIRA; this comes from the coding sequence ATGAATTTGCAGCGTACACTTAAAAAAGAAATAAATTGTTCCAGCATAGGTTTGCATACCGGCCGTAAAATCAACATGAAGATAAAACCGGCACAGGCTGATACAGGTATAGTTTTTATCCGTAAGGATTTGCCCGAAGCAATGCCGATTCTAGCCCGCTATGATAATGTTTGCGATACGACGCTGGCCACAACATTAGGTTCCAACGGGGTAACGGTTTCTACAGTGGAACATCTTTTATCGGCGTTCAGCGGGATGGGTGTTGATAACGCTGTTGTAGAACTTGATTCTTTTGAGGTACCTGTTATGGACGGCAGCGCGCTTCCTTTTGTGAATATGCTCAAGGAGGTCGGCACGCACGTTCAAAAGAAAAATAAAAAACTGTTGATTATTAAGAAACCCGTATCTGTAAATAACGGCGATGGCAGCGCCATGTTTATGCCTGCGGATGAATTTAAAATAACTTATGAAATAGATTTCAAACACCCTGTTATCGGTAAACAATCATTAGACATGACTTTCTCGGATGAAATATATGAAAAAGATATTTGTGCTGCTCAGACTTTCGGTTTTCTGAAAGATCTGGAGTTTCTGCAGGCAAAAGGTCTGGCGCTGGGTGGATCGCTGAAAAATGCAATTGTTCTCGATGAGAAAAAAATTATCAATAAAGAAGGACAACGAATCGAGAATGTTTTTGTAAAACATAAAATTCTTGATGCGATCGGAGATTTGTTTTTGTTGGGAATGCCGATAATCGGGCATTTTATAGCTTACAAATCCGGCCATCGTTTAAATAATCTTTTGCTTAGAGAGTTAATGGCTAAAAAAGATTGTTGGGAAATTGTTAATTCTATCAATAAAGAAGAAGTACATAAGCTTAATTTTCTCAAAAAAATTCCTTCCTTTAAAATTCTCGACGCCATTCGGGCTTAA
- a CDS encoding KpsF/GutQ family sugar-phosphate isomerase: protein MTKKQKVIKQAIDVLKIEAQSILQLIDKIDNNFSRAVDLISKSKGRVIITGIGKSGLIGRKIVATLTSTGTPALFLHPVEGIHGDLGIVTKEDILLAISNSGETGELIPIIKSVRHIGAPIIAFTGGLSSTLAQASDIVIDVSVEKEACPFGLAPTSSSTATLAIGDALAIVLIDEKQFKEKDFYKFHPGGNLGTRLKETVKDAMIAGKQIPKVLAGTSVTKAVQEINSKNVGFVLITDNKDKLLGIFTDGDVRRMISKGISFEGKIINEVMTKNPQTIDENISLAQTLELMQKKEITSFAVVNEKKELKGYIHLHDILGRGGSVNISLNQ, encoded by the coding sequence ATGACAAAAAAACAAAAAGTAATTAAACAGGCAATAGATGTATTAAAAATAGAAGCACAGAGCATTTTGCAGTTGATCGATAAAATCGACAACAATTTTTCCCGTGCTGTAGATTTAATTTCCAAATCCAAGGGCAGAGTTATCATTACGGGCATTGGAAAATCAGGCTTAATTGGACGAAAAATCGTTGCCACGTTAACGAGCACGGGAACACCGGCGCTTTTCTTACATCCTGTTGAAGGCATCCACGGCGATTTGGGTATAGTCACCAAGGAGGACATATTGCTGGCCATTTCCAACAGCGGTGAAACCGGCGAACTTATACCCATCATAAAATCCGTTCGTCATATCGGGGCGCCTATAATAGCTTTTACGGGCGGTCTATCTTCAACTCTGGCACAGGCTAGTGATATTGTCATTGACGTTTCCGTGGAAAAAGAAGCCTGTCCCTTCGGTCTTGCTCCCACTTCCAGTTCTACTGCCACATTGGCAATTGGCGACGCTCTGGCTATTGTTCTTATTGATGAGAAGCAATTTAAGGAAAAAGATTTCTATAAATTTCATCCCGGAGGAAATCTTGGTACCAGGTTAAAAGAAACCGTAAAAGATGCCATGATTGCCGGAAAACAAATTCCCAAAGTGCTTGCGGGAACTTCCGTTACAAAAGCAGTACAGGAAATTAACAGTAAAAATGTCGGATTTGTTTTAATTACCGATAATAAAGATAAACTTCTGGGGATTTTTACTGACGGCGATGTACGTCGCATGATCAGCAAAGGAATATCTTTTGAAGGAAAAATTATTAATGAGGTTATGACTAAAAATCCTCAGACAATAGATGAAAATATTTCCCTGGCTCAGACATTGGAACTAATGCAGAAAAAAGAAATAACCTCCTTTGCCGTGGTTAATGAGAAAAAAGAATTGAAAGGATATATCCACCTGCATGATATTTTAGGACGGGGCGGATCGGTTAATATTTCGTTGAATCAATAA
- a CDS encoding crossover junction endodeoxyribonuclease RuvC — MRILGIDPGSHVTGYGIIEKKGNYLQHVLHGEIKPKKDSPLSATLIVVYQQLSAVISQTTPQAIALENIFYGKNVRSLIKQAQVRGVVIFAGADKGLDVFEYSPLEIKKAVVGYGRAEKRQVQVMVKAILKLPELPPADAADALATAICHANFSKEIPI; from the coding sequence TTGCGAATCTTAGGAATTGATCCAGGCAGTCATGTTACCGGTTACGGCATCATTGAAAAGAAGGGGAATTATTTGCAGCATGTTCTTCATGGCGAAATCAAGCCGAAAAAAGATTCGCCTTTATCCGCAACGTTAATTGTTGTTTATCAGCAGCTTTCCGCAGTAATTTCTCAGACCACGCCTCAGGCTATTGCACTGGAAAATATTTTTTACGGAAAAAATGTCCGCAGCTTGATTAAACAGGCTCAGGTCAGAGGTGTTGTAATTTTTGCCGGCGCCGATAAAGGGCTGGATGTCTTTGAATACTCACCGTTGGAAATTAAAAAGGCCGTGGTGGGTTACGGAAGGGCGGAAAAACGACAAGTTCAGGTCATGGTCAAAGCCATTTTAAAACTGCCCGAGCTTCCTCCGGCGGACGCTGCGGATGCGCTGGCAACCGCGATATGCCATGCTAACTTCTCAAAGGAAATACCAATCTGA
- the speB gene encoding agmatinase: MNFGGIYPAHSLRDALFVVVPVGYDLTSTYQPGSRRGPAAIIEASTNMELYDEELEKETYLAGIHTTLPVDIDSRGPKNMINAVRKKIAKVAALNKIPVMLGGEHSISFGAVQALKEKYPKLKVLQLDAHADLRESYQESPYNHASVARRISEICPLIQVGIRSMSKEEAAFLPQSKVKSYSADFALEKKDWHTTVCKDLSGDVFVTIDLDVFDPSIMPSTGTPEPGGLYWRDVLRLLKLVSSSCKIRGFDVVELAPIPGIVAPDFMAAKLIYRFMGYITK, from the coding sequence ATGAACTTTGGAGGAATTTATCCGGCGCATTCACTGCGCGATGCTTTATTTGTCGTCGTTCCCGTTGGGTATGATCTGACTTCCACATACCAGCCGGGAAGTCGCCGGGGACCGGCAGCTATTATCGAAGCTTCAACCAATATGGAACTCTATGATGAAGAATTAGAGAAGGAAACCTATTTGGCCGGCATTCATACGACCCTGCCTGTTGACATTGATTCGCGCGGACCAAAAAATATGATCAATGCTGTGCGCAAAAAAATTGCCAAAGTTGCCGCTCTTAATAAAATACCGGTAATGCTAGGGGGAGAACACAGCATCAGTTTCGGAGCTGTACAGGCACTTAAAGAAAAATATCCCAAACTAAAAGTACTGCAATTGGACGCTCACGCCGACTTGCGCGAAAGCTATCAGGAAAGTCCTTATAACCATGCTTCCGTTGCCAGAAGAATTTCCGAAATTTGCCCGCTGATCCAAGTGGGCATCAGAAGCATGAGCAAAGAAGAAGCTGCTTTTTTACCGCAAAGCAAAGTTAAATCCTATAGTGCCGATTTCGCTTTAGAAAAGAAAGACTGGCACACAACAGTTTGCAAAGACCTGAGCGGTGATGTATTTGTCACTATTGATTTGGATGTTTTTGATCCTTCCATAATGCCTTCAACGGGCACTCCCGAGCCGGGTGGTCTTTATTGGAGGGACGTTTTACGCCTGCTCAAGTTAGTTTCAAGTTCCTGTAAGATTCGTGGCTTTGACGTGGTAGAACTGGCGCCTATTCCCGGCATTGTTGCTCCGGATTTCATGGCGGCGAAACTTATTTACCGCTTTATGGGTTACATAACTAAATAG
- a CDS encoding Holliday junction branch migration protein RuvA, with the protein MIALISGKIVYKGIAHVIVDVQGVGYRIFIPLTTFYELPEAGQPITLHIHTNVKQDAINLFGFHTIQERDLFQLMISVSGIGPKVAMNILSGISALELLSAISGGHVEKLIKVPGVGKKMAERLILELKEKVLKKMMLEKEPEAGLQNRIDEIITEDVLSALVNLGYKNNVAKDALDRAIRSSEEKLEMDKLLKKTLKFLAG; encoded by the coding sequence ATGATTGCCTTAATCAGCGGTAAAATCGTTTATAAAGGTATCGCTCACGTGATTGTTGATGTCCAGGGCGTCGGCTATCGTATTTTTATTCCGCTGACAACTTTTTATGAATTGCCGGAAGCAGGACAACCAATAACTCTGCATATTCATACCAATGTCAAACAGGACGCCATAAACCTGTTTGGTTTTCACACTATTCAGGAAAGAGATCTTTTTCAATTGATGATTTCGGTGAGCGGCATTGGGCCTAAAGTTGCCATGAATATCCTTTCCGGTATTTCCGCGCTGGAATTGTTGAGTGCCATATCCGGCGGGCATGTCGAAAAACTGATTAAGGTTCCGGGAGTGGGCAAAAAAATGGCCGAGCGTCTGATTCTGGAATTAAAAGAAAAAGTTCTCAAGAAAATGATGCTGGAGAAAGAACCCGAGGCTGGTCTTCAGAATCGCATTGATGAAATTATAACAGAAGATGTTCTTTCCGCTTTGGTGAATTTAGGTTATAAAAACAATGTCGCTAAAGACGCTTTAGATAGGGCTATCCGTTCATCCGAAGAAAAATTGGAAATGGATAAGCTCTTGAAAAAGACTTTAAAATTTCTTGCCGGTTAA
- a CDS encoding MarR family transcriptional regulator: MLYEDTIIFVIAKANQRVYSKFKPMFLRHGLTPTQALVLNALYQNDGLSIGEIGNQLVLDSATLSGVLERMVDGGWIAKDTHDEDRRITKIYLTKKAVSARDALLNDIEATHREVLSIFKPEERLLFERMLKDSGK, encoded by the coding sequence TTGCTTTATGAAGATACTATTATATTCGTTATCGCAAAAGCCAACCAGCGGGTTTATAGCAAATTCAAGCCCATGTTTTTGCGCCATGGTTTGACGCCCACACAGGCCCTTGTCCTCAATGCCTTGTATCAAAATGATGGGCTTTCAATCGGAGAGATAGGGAATCAACTGGTGTTGGATAGTGCAACCCTGTCCGGAGTCCTGGAGCGGATGGTGGATGGCGGATGGATTGCAAAAGATACTCACGATGAAGACCGACGAATTACAAAAATCTATTTAACTAAGAAGGCAGTCAGTGCCAGGGACGCACTGCTCAACGACATTGAGGCCACGCATCGCGAAGTGCTTTCCATTTTTAAACCAGAGGAAAGATTGCTTTTCGAACGGATGCTGAAGGATTCAGGGAAGTAA
- a CDS encoding YebC/PmpR family DNA-binding transcriptional regulator: MSGHSKWSTIKRKKGAIDAKRGKIFTKIIKEITLAARLGGGDIEGNSRLRQAVALAKEENMPKDNIDRAIKKGTGGEQGAAAFEEITYEGYGPGGAAVIVEIMTDNKNRTVAEIRHIFSKHGGNLGENGCVSWIFAKKGSIVIDKKVIDEDALMELALEAGAEDVQSEDSEYEVITDPASFEVVKKALDAKGIKHLEARISMIPSNTVKLGANKAEQMLKMMEKLEDNDDVQNVYANFDIDEDVMEKLS; encoded by the coding sequence ATGTCCGGCCATTCCAAATGGAGCACAATAAAAAGAAAAAAAGGCGCGATAGACGCCAAGCGCGGCAAGATATTTACCAAGATTATTAAGGAAATAACCCTGGCAGCACGGCTGGGCGGCGGAGATATTGAAGGAAATTCCCGGCTCAGGCAGGCGGTTGCGCTCGCCAAAGAAGAAAATATGCCCAAGGATAATATTGATAGGGCGATTAAAAAAGGTACCGGTGGCGAACAGGGCGCGGCTGCTTTTGAAGAAATAACCTATGAGGGTTACGGTCCCGGCGGCGCGGCAGTTATTGTGGAAATTATGACCGATAACAAAAACAGGACTGTGGCGGAAATCAGACATATCTTCTCCAAACACGGAGGCAATCTCGGTGAGAACGGTTGTGTGTCATGGATATTCGCGAAAAAGGGAAGTATAGTTATTGATAAAAAAGTTATTGATGAAGATGCTCTGATGGAACTGGCTCTGGAAGCCGGAGCGGAAGATGTGCAAAGTGAAGATAGTGAATATGAAGTAATTACCGATCCCGCTTCCTTTGAAGTTGTAAAAAAGGCGCTTGATGCCAAGGGGATAAAGCATCTGGAAGCCCGGATCAGCATGATTCCGTCCAATACCGTCAAATTGGGAGCGAACAAAGCGGAGCAAATGCTCAAGATGATGGAAAAACTGGAAGATAATGACGACGTGCAGAATGTCTACGCTAATTTCGATATAGATGAAGATGTCATGGAGAAGTTAAGTTAA
- a CDS encoding glutaredoxin, with translation MDKEIIIYGKSGUPFTDKALSAFGEKTKYVDVESDILRLQEMLNITGGVRKVPVIVDGSKVIIGYGGT, from the coding sequence ATGGATAAAGAAATTATTATATACGGAAAGTCTGGTTGACCATTCACTGACAAGGCCCTGTCGGCCTTCGGAGAAAAAACAAAATACGTGGATGTTGAGTCTGACATTCTAAGATTGCAGGAAATGCTTAATATCACAGGTGGTGTTCGTAAGGTACCTGTCATAGTTGATGGCAGCAAAGTCATTATCGGATATGGTGGCACCTGA